In Nymphaea colorata isolate Beijing-Zhang1983 chromosome 5, ASM883128v2, whole genome shotgun sequence, one genomic interval encodes:
- the LOC116255214 gene encoding aspartic proteinase CDR1-like has protein sequence MFDPLQSSTYKNQKCSSNQLCWFRYSYGDKSTVEGILASEMLLFDDGAGNVKLPGIVFGCIHSEGNPNPALLKVPGLVGLGGGPLSLVNQIGSFIDKKFAYCLPPYSNENNSLGQLKFGEDAEFSGKEEVQETPMAPGGSQGMYYVLNLTDISVRDSRLNIQFGGSKLTALLGDARSIIIDSGTTLTFLTKDVYGQVANAVANVINHEHFYPPEKDLLCYHVQNNDWKLPPSNIFVMFRSGIACLAIEGRDAHVRECCTAEHACQLRMLLNCVLYQWEV, from the exons atgtttgatccacttcagtcatCCACCTACAAGAACCAGAAATGCTCCAGCAACCAACTTTGCtggttcagatattcctatggaGACAAATCCACCGTAGAAGGGATTCTAGCCTCCGAGATGCTCTTGTTTGATGATGGTGCCGGCAATGTCAAGCTTCcaggaattgtctttggttgcATTCATAGTGAAGGCAATCCTAATCCTGCCTTGCTTAAAGTTCCTGGCCTTGTTGGCCTCGGCGGTGGTCCTCTCTCGCTTGTTAATCAGATTGGCTCTTTTATTGATAAGAAATTTGCTTATTGTCTTCCTCCCtatagcaatgaaaacaattccctgggacagctcaaattcggTGAGGATGCAGAGTTTTCAGGCAAGGAAGAAGTTCAAGAAACTCCGATGGCACCAGGTGGTTCTCAGGGCATGTATTATGTTCTCAACCTAACTGACATAAGCGTCAGGGacagcagactcaacatacaatttggtggtTCAAAGttgactgcattgttgggagatgccagatcgatcatcatagactcgGGCACCACACTCACTTTTCTTACTAAAGATGTGTATGGTCAAGTAGCAAATGCGGTGGCTAATGTCATAAACCATGAACACTTCTATCCTCCTGAGAAAGATTTACTTTGTTACCATGTACAAAATAATG actggaagctgccaccttcaaacaTCTTTgtaatgtttagaagtggaatcgCGTGCTTAGCCATTGAAGGCAGAGATGCCCATGTTCGGGAATGCTGcacagcagaacatgcatgtcaa CTTCGGATGCTGCTTAATTGTGTTTTATATCAATGGGAAGTCTGA